One Setaria italica strain Yugu1 chromosome II, Setaria_italica_v2.0, whole genome shotgun sequence DNA segment encodes these proteins:
- the LOC101754537 gene encoding importin-5 isoform X1, producing the protein MASAEDQAAAAALLGGDPAAFDGLLSTLMSSSNTDRSAAEAAFHRLRASHPEPLALRLASSLASPATAADLRAMAGVLLRKVLSPTPSSDASANNASPPAPLWPQLSLAGQSALKAHLLSALQSDPPKPIAKKVCDAISELAASLLPENAWAELLPFLFRAASGPEAPNLQESALLIFARLADYIAESLLDHLMTIHNLLAAALAHPTSPDVRIAALGAAVNLVQCLPTNADRDKMQDLLPAMMRALTDCLNSGQEASAQEALELLVELAGAEPRFLRRQIADVVGAMLQVAEAAQLEDGTRHLAVEFVITLAEARERAPGMMRRLPQFVGRLFAVLMQMLLDVEDDPAWHSAETEDEDAGEGNNYGVAQECLDRLAIAIGGNAIVPIASELLPQYLSAPEWQKHHAALITLAQIAEGCAKVMLKNLEQVVSMILNGFQHPHPRVRWAAINAIGQLSTDLGPDLQVHYHQKVLPALANAMDDFQNPRVQAHAASAILNFSENCTPEILTPYLDGIVNKLLVLLQNGKQMVQEGALTALASVADSSQEHFKKYYDAVMPYLKAILMNATDKSNRMLRAKSMECISLVGMAVGKDKFRDDARQVMEVLMALQGTPMETDDPITSYMLQAWARLCKCLGQDFLPYMSVVMPPLLQSAQLKPDVTITSAESDDEIESDDDSIETITLGDKRIGIRTSVLEEKATACNMLCCYADELKEGFFPWIDQVAPTLVPLLKFYFHEEVRRAAVAAMPELLRSAKLAVEKGQAQGRDESYVKQLSDYVIPALVEALHKEPETEMCSSMLDSLNECMQLSGRLLDETQVRAISDEIKNVIIASATRKRERTERTKAEDFDADEGELLKEENEQEEEVFDQVSECLGTLIKTFKASFLPFFDELSVYITPMLGKDKTPEERRIAICIFDDVAEQCRESALRYYDTYLPFLLEAANDENSDVRQAAVYGVGVCAEFGGHVFRPLVGEALSKLNNVIRHPEARLPDNIMAYDNAVSALGKICQFHRDGIDAAQSSQVIPAWLSCLPIKDDKIEAKVVHEQLCSMVERSDGEILGPQNQYLLKIISIFAEVLCPGTELATDETKNKMVNILRRFQQTLPPDFLASTFSNLQPQQQLLLQSILST; encoded by the exons ATGGCGTCCGCCGAGGAccaggccgcggccgccgcgctgctGGGGGGCGACCCGGCGGCGTTCGACGGGCTGCTGTCGACCCTCATGTCGTCCTCCAACACCGACCgctccgccgccgaggccgccttCCACCGCCTCCGGGCCTCCCACCCGGAGCCCCTCGCGCTGCGGCTCGCCTCATCGCTCGcgtcgcccgccaccgccgccgacctccgcgcCATGGCGGGGGTCCTGCTCCGCAAGGTCCTCTCCCCGACCCCGTCCTCCGACGCGTCCGCCAACAACGCCTCGCCCCCGGCGCCGCTCTGGCCGCAGCTCTCCCTCGCCGGCCAGTCCGCGCTCAAGGCGCACCTCCTCTCCGCGCTCCAGTCCGATCCCCCCAAGCCCATCGCCAAGAAGGTCTGCGATGCCATCTCCGAGCTCGCTGCCTCGCTGCTGCCCGAGAACGCCTGGGCCGAGCTGCTGCCCTTCCTCTTCCGCGCCGCGTCGGGGCCCGAGGCGCCCAACCTTCAGGAGTCGGCGCTGCTTATCTTCGCGAGGCTGGCGGATTACATCGCTGAATCGCTCCTCGACCATCTGATGACTATCCACaacctgctcgccgccgctctgGCGCACCCCACATCCCCTGATGTGCGTATTGCGGCCCTGGGTGCCGCAGTCAACCTCGTCCAGTGCCTGCCAACCAACGCCGATCGGGATAAGATGCAGGATTTGCTCCCGGCTATGATGAGGGCGCTCACGGATTGCCTGAACTCTGGCCAGGAGGCCTCGGCGCAGGAGGCGCTGGAGCTGCTCGTTGAGCTGGCTGGCGCAGAGCCAAGGTTCCTACGGAGGCAGATTGCGGACGTGGTGGGAGCAATGCTACAAGTTGCTGAGGCTGCACAGCTGGAAGATGGGACCAGGCACTTGGCGGTTGAGTTTGTCATTACTCTTGCTGAGGCAAGGGAGCGTGCACCGGGAATGATGCGTCGACTCCCGCAGTTTGTCGGCAGGCTGTTTGCAGTGCTAATGCAGATGCTGCTTGATGTCGAGGATGACCCTGCTTGGCACTCTGCTGAAACCGAAGATGAGGATGCAGGTGAAGGGAACAACTATGGAGTGGCACAGGAGTGCCTTGACCGCCTTGCCATCGCCATTGGTGGAAATGCAATTGTGCCAATTGCATCTGAGCTGCTTCCACAGTACCTGTCTGCTCCTGAGTGGCAGAAGCACCATGCTGCGCTCATAACACTCGCACAGATTGCGGAAGGATGTGCAAAG GTTATGCTTAAAAATTTGGAACAAGTTGTCTCGATGATATTGAATGGGTTCCAACATCCTCACCCACGTGTGAGATGGGCTGCAATCAATGCCATTGGTCAGCTCTCTACGGATTTGGGCCCAGACTTGCAAGTTCATTACCACCAGAAAGTGTTGCCTGCATTGGCGAACGCTATGGATGATTTCCAGAACCCACGAGTTCAG GCACATGCTGCATCTGCGATCCTGAACTTCAGTGAGAACTGTACACCGGAAATTTTGACACCTTACCTGGATGGAATCGTCAACAAATTACTTGTCCTTCTTCAG AATGGCAAGCAAATGGTGCAAGAGGGAGCATTGACAGCCCTAGCTTCAGTGGCAGATTCATCACAG GAGCACTTCAAGAAATACTATGATGCTGTCATGCCATACCTAAAAGCTATTTTGATGAATGCAACTGACAAGTCTAATAGGATGCTCCGTGCCAAGTCCATGGAGTGTATTAGTTTGGTAGGAATGGCTGTGGGTAAGGACAAGTTCAGAGACGACGCGAGGCAG GTTATGGAAGTACTTATGGCTTTGCAAGGAACACCAATGGAAACTGATGATCCAATTACCAGCTACATGTTGCAG GCTTGGGCCAGGCTATGCAAATGTCTTGGGCAGGATTTCCTTCCTTACATGAGTGTTGTTATGCCACCATTGCTTCAGTCTGCTCAGCTGAAGCCCGATGTGACAATTACTTCAGCCGAATCAGATGACGAAATAGAATCAGATGACGATAG CATTGAAACAATCACACTTGGTGACAAGAGAATAGGAATCCGAACTAGTGTGCTGGAAGAGAAAGCAACAGCTTGCAACATGCTGTGCTGTTATGCTGATGAGCTTAAGGAGGGTTTCTTCCCATGGATTGATCAG GTTGCCCCCACGTTGGTCCCTCTGCTGAAGTTTTACTTCCATGAAGAAGTCAGAAGAGCTGCTGTTGCGG CAATGCCGGAACTCTTACGTTCGGCAAAGTTGGCTGTTGAGAAAGGACAGGCTCAAGGCCGTGACGAGTCTTATGTTAAACAGTTGTCTGACTACGTAATTCCAGCTCTTGTTGAAGCACTTCACAAG GAGCCAGAAACAGAAATGTGCTCATCCATGCTGGACTCATTAAATGAGTGCATGCAG CTTTCTGGTCGTTTGCTCGATGAAACCCAAGTACGAGCTATTTCGGATGAGATTAAAAATGTCATTATAGCCAGCGCAACCAGGAAAAGGGAACGTACAGAAAGAACAAAAGCGGAAGATTTTGATGCTGATGAAGGAGAGCTACTCAAAGAAGAGAATGAACAGGAGGAGGAAGTATTTGATCAg GTCAGCGAGTGCCTTGGAACTTTGATTAAAACCTTCAAAGCTTCTTTCTTGCCGTTCTTTGATGAGCTCTCTGTGTACATTACGCCAATGTTG GGAAAAGATAAAACACCCGAGGAGAGAAGGATAGCTATCTGTATCTTTGATGATGTTGCGGAGCAATGCCGTGAATCAGCTTTGAGGTATTATGATACATACCTTCCTTTCCTTTTGGAGGCAGCAAACGATGAAAATTCAGATGTCCGGCAG GCTGCTGTCTATGGTGTGGGTGTATGTGCTGAGTTTGGTGGTCATGTTTTTCGCCCTCTAGTTGGAG AGGCCCTATCAAAGTTAAACAATGTTATCCGACATCCTGAAGCACGACTTCCAGACAATATTATGGCCTATGACAATGCTGTTTCGGCACTTGGAAAAATATGTCAATTTCATCGGGATGGCATTGACGCGGCCCAG TCTTCTCAGGTTATTCCAGCATGGCTTAGTTGCTTGCCTATAAAAGATGATAAGATTGAAGCTAAAGTTGTACATGAGCAACTTTGCTCAATGGTGGAGAG GTCGGATGGAGAAATTCTTGGCCCTCAGAATCAGTATCTTCTGAAAATTATTTCAATATTTGCAGAG GTTTTGTGCCCTGGGACAGAGCTTGCTACAGATGAAACAAAAAACAAGATGGTCAATATCTTGAGGCGATTCCAGCAGACTTTACCTCCAGATTTTCTCGCGTCAACATTTTCCAACTTGCAaccgcagcagcagctcctGCTACAGTCCATCTTATCGACATAG
- the LOC101754537 gene encoding importin-5 isoform X2 — protein MASAEDQAAAAALLGGDPAAFDGLLSTLMSSSNTDRSAAEAAFHRLRASHPEPLALRLASSLASPATAADLRAMAGVLLRKVLSPTPSSDASANNASPPAPLWPQLSLAGQSALKAHLLSALQSDPPKPIAKKVCDAISELAASLLPENAWAELLPFLFRAASGPEAPNLQESALLIFARLADYIAESLLDHLMTIHNLLAAALAHPTSPDVRIAALGAAVNLVQCLPTNADRDKMQDLLPAMMRALTDCLNSGQEASAQEALELLVELAGAEPRFLRRQIADVVGAMLQVAEAAQLEDGTRHLAVEFVITLAEARERAPGMMRRLPQFVGRLFAVLMQMLLDVEDDPAWHSAETEDEDAGEGNNYGVAQECLDRLAIAIGGNAIVPIASELLPQYLSAPEWQKHHAALITLAQIAEGCAKVMLKNLEQVVSMILNGFQHPHPRVRWAAINAIGQLSTDLGPDLQVHYHQKVLPALANAMDDFQNPRVQAHAASAILNFSENCTPEILTPYLDGIVNKLLVLLQNGKQMVQEGALTALASVADSSQEHFKKYYDAVMPYLKAILMNATDKSNRMLRAKSMECISLVGMAVGKDKFRDDARQVMEVLMALQGTPMETDDPITSYMLQAWARLCKCLGQDFLPYMSVVMPPLLQSAQLKPDVTITSAESDDEIESDDDSIETITLGDKRIGIRTSVLEEKATACNMLCCYADELKEGFFPWIDQVAPTLVPLLKFYFHEEVRRAAVAAMPELLRSAKLAVEKGQAQGRDESYVKQLSDYVIPALVEALHKEPETEMCSSMLDSLNECMQLSGRLLDETQVRAISDEIKNVIIASATRKRERTERTKAEDFDADEGELLKEENEQEEEVFDQVSECLGTLIKTFKASFLPFFDELSVYITPMLGKDKTPEERRIAICIFDDVAEQCRESALRYYDTYLPFLLEAANDENSDVRQAAVYGVGVCAEFGGHVFRPLVGEALSKLNNVIRHPEARLPDNIMAYDNAVSALGKICQFHRDGIDAAQVIPAWLSCLPIKDDKIEAKVVHEQLCSMVERSDGEILGPQNQYLLKIISIFAEVLCPGTELATDETKNKMVNILRRFQQTLPPDFLASTFSNLQPQQQLLLQSILST, from the exons ATGGCGTCCGCCGAGGAccaggccgcggccgccgcgctgctGGGGGGCGACCCGGCGGCGTTCGACGGGCTGCTGTCGACCCTCATGTCGTCCTCCAACACCGACCgctccgccgccgaggccgccttCCACCGCCTCCGGGCCTCCCACCCGGAGCCCCTCGCGCTGCGGCTCGCCTCATCGCTCGcgtcgcccgccaccgccgccgacctccgcgcCATGGCGGGGGTCCTGCTCCGCAAGGTCCTCTCCCCGACCCCGTCCTCCGACGCGTCCGCCAACAACGCCTCGCCCCCGGCGCCGCTCTGGCCGCAGCTCTCCCTCGCCGGCCAGTCCGCGCTCAAGGCGCACCTCCTCTCCGCGCTCCAGTCCGATCCCCCCAAGCCCATCGCCAAGAAGGTCTGCGATGCCATCTCCGAGCTCGCTGCCTCGCTGCTGCCCGAGAACGCCTGGGCCGAGCTGCTGCCCTTCCTCTTCCGCGCCGCGTCGGGGCCCGAGGCGCCCAACCTTCAGGAGTCGGCGCTGCTTATCTTCGCGAGGCTGGCGGATTACATCGCTGAATCGCTCCTCGACCATCTGATGACTATCCACaacctgctcgccgccgctctgGCGCACCCCACATCCCCTGATGTGCGTATTGCGGCCCTGGGTGCCGCAGTCAACCTCGTCCAGTGCCTGCCAACCAACGCCGATCGGGATAAGATGCAGGATTTGCTCCCGGCTATGATGAGGGCGCTCACGGATTGCCTGAACTCTGGCCAGGAGGCCTCGGCGCAGGAGGCGCTGGAGCTGCTCGTTGAGCTGGCTGGCGCAGAGCCAAGGTTCCTACGGAGGCAGATTGCGGACGTGGTGGGAGCAATGCTACAAGTTGCTGAGGCTGCACAGCTGGAAGATGGGACCAGGCACTTGGCGGTTGAGTTTGTCATTACTCTTGCTGAGGCAAGGGAGCGTGCACCGGGAATGATGCGTCGACTCCCGCAGTTTGTCGGCAGGCTGTTTGCAGTGCTAATGCAGATGCTGCTTGATGTCGAGGATGACCCTGCTTGGCACTCTGCTGAAACCGAAGATGAGGATGCAGGTGAAGGGAACAACTATGGAGTGGCACAGGAGTGCCTTGACCGCCTTGCCATCGCCATTGGTGGAAATGCAATTGTGCCAATTGCATCTGAGCTGCTTCCACAGTACCTGTCTGCTCCTGAGTGGCAGAAGCACCATGCTGCGCTCATAACACTCGCACAGATTGCGGAAGGATGTGCAAAG GTTATGCTTAAAAATTTGGAACAAGTTGTCTCGATGATATTGAATGGGTTCCAACATCCTCACCCACGTGTGAGATGGGCTGCAATCAATGCCATTGGTCAGCTCTCTACGGATTTGGGCCCAGACTTGCAAGTTCATTACCACCAGAAAGTGTTGCCTGCATTGGCGAACGCTATGGATGATTTCCAGAACCCACGAGTTCAG GCACATGCTGCATCTGCGATCCTGAACTTCAGTGAGAACTGTACACCGGAAATTTTGACACCTTACCTGGATGGAATCGTCAACAAATTACTTGTCCTTCTTCAG AATGGCAAGCAAATGGTGCAAGAGGGAGCATTGACAGCCCTAGCTTCAGTGGCAGATTCATCACAG GAGCACTTCAAGAAATACTATGATGCTGTCATGCCATACCTAAAAGCTATTTTGATGAATGCAACTGACAAGTCTAATAGGATGCTCCGTGCCAAGTCCATGGAGTGTATTAGTTTGGTAGGAATGGCTGTGGGTAAGGACAAGTTCAGAGACGACGCGAGGCAG GTTATGGAAGTACTTATGGCTTTGCAAGGAACACCAATGGAAACTGATGATCCAATTACCAGCTACATGTTGCAG GCTTGGGCCAGGCTATGCAAATGTCTTGGGCAGGATTTCCTTCCTTACATGAGTGTTGTTATGCCACCATTGCTTCAGTCTGCTCAGCTGAAGCCCGATGTGACAATTACTTCAGCCGAATCAGATGACGAAATAGAATCAGATGACGATAG CATTGAAACAATCACACTTGGTGACAAGAGAATAGGAATCCGAACTAGTGTGCTGGAAGAGAAAGCAACAGCTTGCAACATGCTGTGCTGTTATGCTGATGAGCTTAAGGAGGGTTTCTTCCCATGGATTGATCAG GTTGCCCCCACGTTGGTCCCTCTGCTGAAGTTTTACTTCCATGAAGAAGTCAGAAGAGCTGCTGTTGCGG CAATGCCGGAACTCTTACGTTCGGCAAAGTTGGCTGTTGAGAAAGGACAGGCTCAAGGCCGTGACGAGTCTTATGTTAAACAGTTGTCTGACTACGTAATTCCAGCTCTTGTTGAAGCACTTCACAAG GAGCCAGAAACAGAAATGTGCTCATCCATGCTGGACTCATTAAATGAGTGCATGCAG CTTTCTGGTCGTTTGCTCGATGAAACCCAAGTACGAGCTATTTCGGATGAGATTAAAAATGTCATTATAGCCAGCGCAACCAGGAAAAGGGAACGTACAGAAAGAACAAAAGCGGAAGATTTTGATGCTGATGAAGGAGAGCTACTCAAAGAAGAGAATGAACAGGAGGAGGAAGTATTTGATCAg GTCAGCGAGTGCCTTGGAACTTTGATTAAAACCTTCAAAGCTTCTTTCTTGCCGTTCTTTGATGAGCTCTCTGTGTACATTACGCCAATGTTG GGAAAAGATAAAACACCCGAGGAGAGAAGGATAGCTATCTGTATCTTTGATGATGTTGCGGAGCAATGCCGTGAATCAGCTTTGAGGTATTATGATACATACCTTCCTTTCCTTTTGGAGGCAGCAAACGATGAAAATTCAGATGTCCGGCAG GCTGCTGTCTATGGTGTGGGTGTATGTGCTGAGTTTGGTGGTCATGTTTTTCGCCCTCTAGTTGGAG AGGCCCTATCAAAGTTAAACAATGTTATCCGACATCCTGAAGCACGACTTCCAGACAATATTATGGCCTATGACAATGCTGTTTCGGCACTTGGAAAAATATGTCAATTTCATCGGGATGGCATTGACGCGGCCCAG GTTATTCCAGCATGGCTTAGTTGCTTGCCTATAAAAGATGATAAGATTGAAGCTAAAGTTGTACATGAGCAACTTTGCTCAATGGTGGAGAG GTCGGATGGAGAAATTCTTGGCCCTCAGAATCAGTATCTTCTGAAAATTATTTCAATATTTGCAGAG GTTTTGTGCCCTGGGACAGAGCTTGCTACAGATGAAACAAAAAACAAGATGGTCAATATCTTGAGGCGATTCCAGCAGACTTTACCTCCAGATTTTCTCGCGTCAACATTTTCCAACTTGCAaccgcagcagcagctcctGCTACAGTCCATCTTATCGACATAG
- the LOC101754944 gene encoding beta-hexosaminidase 2, with the protein MATLLLRLLLLLGWPAMLLMTRAAADASFPVNVWPKPVSMSWAEPHAAVPLSPSFRIVAPSGNPYLASAAERYAKLLVTERYRPVVRPAVNVTAGSALARLTLAVSDLAAPLQHGVDESYTLEVPATGGAATVTAVTAWGAMRGLETFSQLAWRAGHGRDRGRDMLVLAAGVHVEDRPLYPHRGLMLDTGRTYFPVADILRTIDAMAANKMNVFHWHITDSQSFPIELPSEPQLAEKGAYGEDMRYTVENVKHIVEFAMSRGVRVVPEIDSPGHTASWAGAYPEAVSCAGKFWLPGGDWNNRLAAEPGAGQLNPLAPKTYEVITNVVNDLTSLFPDGFYHAGADEVTPGCWHADPTIQADLDRGATLSQLLERYVSAVHPLVVSRNRTAVYWEDVLLDAAVNVSASAIPPATTILQTWNNGPNNTKLIVRAGYRAIVSSASFYYLDCGHGDFLGNNSIYDDPNSDFNSSGGSWCGPYKTWQRVYDYDIAYGLTPEEARLVIGGEVAMWTEQVDATVLDGRVWPRTSAMAEALWSGNRDASGRKRYAEATDRLTDWRNRMVGRGVRAEPIQPLWCRTRPGMCNAVQ; encoded by the exons ATGGCGACGCTTCTCCTCCGGCTGCTGCTCTTGCTCGGCTGGCCGGCGATGCTCCTGATGAcgcgcgcggccgcggacgCGTCGTTCCCTGTCAATGTCTGGCCCAAGCCGGTGTCCATGTCGTGGGCGGAGCCGCACGCGGCCGTGCCGCTGTCGCCGTCGTTCCGCATCGTCGCGCCGTCCGGGAACCCGtacctcgcctccgccgcggagCGCTACGCCAAGCTGCTGGTCACGGAGCGGTACCGGCCCGTCGTCCGGCCGGCGGTCAACGTCACCGCGGGGAGCGCGCTGGCGAGGCTGACCCTGGCCGTGTCCGACCTCGCCGCCCCGCTGCAGCACGGCGTGGACGAGTCCTACACGCTGGAGGTCCCCGCcacgggcggcgccgccacggTCACCGCGGTCACCGCGTGGGGCGCCATGCGCGGGTTAGAGACGTTCTCGCAGCTGGCGTGGCGGGCCGGCCACGGCCGGGACCGGGGCCGGGACATGCTGGTGCTGGCCGCCGGCGTGCACGTCGAGGACCGGCCCCTGTACCCTCACCGCGGGCTGATGCTCGACACCGGTAGGACCTACTTCCCCGTGGCCGACATCCTGCGGACCATCGACGCCATGGCGGCCAACAAGATGAACGTGTTCCACTGGCACATCACGGACTCCCAGTCGTTCCCCATCGAGCTGCCCTCCGAGCCGCAACTCGCCGAGAAGGGCGCATACGGCGAGGACATGCGGTACACCGTCGAGAACGTTAAGCACATCGTCGAGTTCGCCATGAGCCGCGGCGTCCGCGTCGTGCCGGAGATAGACTCGCCGG GCCACACGGCGTCGTGGGCCGGCGCGTACCCGGAGGCCGTGTCCTGCGCGGGCAAGTTCTGGCTTCCCGGCGGCGACTGGAACAACCGTCTCGCGGCGGAGCCGGGCGCCGGGCAGCTCAACCCGCTGGCGCCCAAGACGTACGAGGTCATCACCAACGTCGTCAACGACCTGACCTCCCTCTTCCCGGACGGCTTCTaccacgccggcgccgacgaggtcaCCCCGGGCTGCTGGCACGCGGACCCCACCATCCAGGCCGACCTGGATCGCGGCGCCACGCTGAGCCAGCTCCTGGAGCGCTACGTCAGCGCGGTGCACCCTCTCGTGGTGTCCCGGAACCGCACGGCCGTGTACTGGGAGGACGTGCTGCTGGACGCGGCCGTGAACGTGAGCGCGTCGGCGAtcccgccggcgacgaccaTCCTGCAGACGTGGAACAACGGGCCCAACAACACGAAGCTCATCGTGCGGGCCGGGTACCGCGCCATCGTCTCCTCGGCGTCCTTCTACTACCTCGACTGCGGCCACGGCGACTTCCTCGGCAACAACAGCATCTACGACGACCCCAACAGCGACTTCAACAGCAGCGGCGGGTCCTGGTGCGGGCCCTACAAGACGTGGCAGCGGGTCTACGACTACGACATCGCGTACGGGCTCACCCCCGAGGAGGCCCGGCTGGTGatcggcggcgaggtggcgaTGTGGACGGAGCAGGTCGACGCGACGGTGCTGGACGGCCGGGTCTGGCCCAGGACCTCGGCCATGGCGGAGGCGCTCTGGTCCGGCAACCGCGACGCCTCCGGCAGGAAGAGGTACGCCGAGGCGACGGACCGGCTCACCGACTGGCGCAACCGCATGGTGGGGAGAGGGGTCCGGGCCGAGCCCATCCAGCCGCTCTGGTGCCGGACACGCCCCGGGATGTGCAACGCGGTCCAGTAA